The Gordonia sp. KTR9 genome contains a region encoding:
- a CDS encoding AAA domain-containing protein, whose amino-acid sequence MQDDAREMLRDQVTRLMTFLADLVRSRSGDVHDITDHPGHVWVGPSTSVPVRSNALPGQVVVELQREAADAGSPDSASSRLGALVDALVDNPEELELVVASALVTVRDAVDDDAAPIVREHLLTQALVVDRDEDDTIRLSLGAGSSPAVHDTHLLAAVDGLDLAGAVKIRGKLSAQTSVLSPKTTELVAEWREAIDVDTARVSLEVEARPAVVLRRRGVESSLAFYDAIIADLRDESSEVPVGLAQLVRPIEAADRLAALRAPGVLEPAELVADALFPLPSNVEQRDVLARLGADSGVVVEGPPGTGKTHTIANVMSALLAKGQRVLVVSEKAHALHVLRDMLPPALRALTVSIADVSQDSSEGIVDAVTELAERKASFTPGVADAELADLAARRDHALRQRDQTLRELWDLRADETEIHEWVAGDYRGSPAQIVRRVRADAAAFDWLPGPVHGAVPPLDSAEFVRLAELLASTGGSDSRLTQRFVDLDDHLPEPGEMDAICDRIAARPREPMAGAGTLMSVLDGVDSARLVRIKDICDDLAVASGEVASYPDPIIDMADRLLAGRAAHLWSRVTTLSPVIAEAARRDRDLGAHTVVVDGNRPGDAALFDAAADYLRDGGQWRGRLRRSPQQRALEDAPVRATVDGRPPRDEANLRRVADHLTVVDATHQVHRILADLHVPVDASGSRSAQLDHLVRLDTQLTWISRLLTGREHLVRELEAVSPGGPRPRTVAEVAEVAHQARSVAAANDAVLAEQELADHVYGLTTELEKGPSPEGDALVSALGTADPSAIRDARRAFAAAAAEAEQQNALELLGLRLRSRAPELAKTMWASARDPIWIERARDMGAAWAWRFAHTWAQDRSDPFAEDRLQSSLDAIEVDIASLTTRLASARAIRELLARTTAGELQAVQSYRDHMINLGKGSGKHANRFRRAAREAMVEAQNAVPAWIMSISQVAETLPPRRNSFDVVIVDEASQADITSAFLLWLAPRVIVVGDDKQCAPAGLGGTTLDSAFAELDAALPDLPTYLRDGLTPRSSLFSLLRSRFGNVVGLREHFRSMPEIIEFSSRQFYGSAPLIPVRQYGSDRLEPLRAVAVEGTATGTGNGVTNDAEVAAIVEALRGCLADPAYDGLDFGVIALQGVKQVEAIEKALRAEIDSDTWRSRRIRVGSPPDFQGDERRVVFLSMVVSDAGAISALSRAESQRRVNVAATRAMDQLWLFHSIGLDELRHNDLRYSLLSYVTANEGPSIGAMPSDVPDDRRVPPFDNLLEQRVFNRLTALGYHVSPKVTVNNRVVDLVVLGADARMAVECDADEFAGTGQQARSDLERERELRRCGWQFVRVRESEFELDPDRVLDHVATVLDERGCKPGSLVAVQSQDSAVRDAVRWQPIDLTAGE is encoded by the coding sequence ATGCAGGATGACGCTCGCGAGATGCTGCGCGATCAGGTCACCCGGCTGATGACGTTCCTGGCCGACCTCGTCCGGTCCCGCTCCGGTGACGTCCACGACATCACCGACCATCCCGGTCACGTCTGGGTCGGTCCGTCCACATCGGTGCCCGTGCGCTCGAATGCCCTTCCAGGCCAGGTGGTGGTGGAGCTCCAGCGCGAGGCGGCCGACGCCGGGTCACCGGATTCTGCGTCTTCCCGGCTCGGCGCCCTCGTCGACGCGCTCGTCGACAATCCCGAGGAGCTCGAGCTCGTCGTCGCCTCAGCGCTGGTCACGGTACGAGATGCCGTGGACGACGACGCCGCGCCGATCGTCCGGGAGCACCTTCTCACCCAGGCGCTCGTCGTCGATCGCGACGAGGACGACACGATCCGGCTGTCCCTCGGCGCGGGTTCGTCGCCGGCCGTGCACGACACGCATCTCCTGGCCGCGGTGGACGGACTCGATCTCGCGGGAGCGGTCAAGATCCGCGGCAAATTGTCCGCGCAGACCTCTGTGCTGTCTCCGAAGACCACCGAGCTGGTGGCCGAGTGGCGCGAGGCGATCGATGTCGACACGGCACGGGTGAGCCTCGAGGTCGAGGCCCGGCCGGCTGTTGTCCTGCGCCGCCGAGGGGTGGAGAGCTCGCTCGCCTTCTACGACGCCATCATCGCCGACCTACGGGACGAGAGCTCGGAGGTGCCGGTCGGACTGGCGCAGCTCGTCCGGCCGATCGAGGCCGCCGACCGACTCGCCGCACTTCGGGCGCCCGGCGTTCTCGAGCCCGCGGAGCTGGTCGCCGATGCGCTGTTCCCGCTGCCGTCCAACGTCGAACAGCGCGACGTGCTCGCCCGGCTCGGCGCCGACAGCGGCGTGGTGGTCGAGGGGCCGCCCGGCACCGGTAAGACACACACCATCGCCAACGTGATGTCGGCGCTGCTGGCGAAAGGTCAGCGCGTCCTGGTGGTGAGCGAGAAGGCTCACGCGCTCCACGTGCTCCGGGACATGCTGCCGCCCGCGCTGCGGGCACTCACGGTGTCGATCGCCGATGTCTCCCAGGACAGTTCCGAGGGCATTGTCGACGCGGTGACCGAGCTCGCCGAACGCAAGGCGTCGTTCACCCCGGGCGTCGCGGACGCCGAGTTAGCGGATCTGGCTGCACGCCGGGATCACGCTCTGCGGCAACGAGATCAGACGCTGCGCGAACTGTGGGACCTGCGTGCGGACGAGACCGAGATCCACGAATGGGTCGCGGGGGACTACCGCGGCTCTCCGGCGCAGATCGTCCGACGGGTGCGGGCCGACGCCGCCGCGTTCGACTGGCTGCCGGGTCCGGTCCACGGCGCCGTTCCGCCGCTGGACTCGGCCGAGTTCGTCCGGCTGGCGGAGTTGCTCGCGAGCACCGGGGGCTCCGATTCACGTCTCACGCAGCGCTTCGTCGACCTGGACGACCACCTGCCCGAGCCGGGGGAGATGGACGCGATCTGTGATCGGATCGCCGCCCGGCCCCGCGAGCCGATGGCCGGTGCCGGGACCCTGATGTCCGTGCTCGACGGGGTCGACAGCGCCCGGCTGGTCCGGATCAAGGACATCTGCGATGACCTGGCGGTGGCCTCCGGCGAGGTGGCCTCGTACCCGGATCCGATCATCGACATGGCTGACCGGCTGCTGGCCGGGCGAGCCGCACATCTGTGGTCGCGTGTGACGACGTTGTCCCCGGTCATCGCCGAGGCGGCTCGCCGGGATCGCGACCTGGGTGCGCACACCGTCGTCGTCGACGGGAACCGGCCCGGGGACGCCGCACTGTTCGACGCCGCTGCCGACTACCTGCGCGACGGCGGACAGTGGCGGGGACGGTTGCGTCGTTCACCCCAGCAGCGCGCACTGGAAGACGCGCCGGTGCGGGCCACGGTGGACGGTCGCCCGCCCCGGGACGAGGCGAACCTCCGCCGGGTCGCCGATCACCTCACCGTCGTCGACGCGACCCACCAGGTGCATCGCATCCTCGCGGACCTGCACGTCCCGGTCGACGCCTCGGGCTCGCGGTCGGCACAGCTCGACCACCTCGTCCGCCTCGACACCCAGCTGACATGGATCTCGCGGCTGCTCACCGGGCGCGAACACCTGGTGCGGGAACTCGAGGCGGTCAGTCCTGGCGGGCCGAGGCCGCGCACCGTCGCCGAGGTGGCCGAGGTCGCTCATCAGGCGCGATCGGTCGCCGCTGCCAACGACGCGGTCCTCGCCGAGCAGGAGCTCGCCGACCATGTGTACGGACTGACGACCGAACTCGAGAAGGGGCCGTCTCCGGAGGGGGACGCGCTGGTCTCGGCACTCGGCACGGCCGACCCGTCCGCGATCCGGGACGCGCGCCGCGCGTTCGCGGCCGCCGCGGCCGAGGCCGAGCAGCAGAACGCCCTCGAGTTGCTCGGACTCCGACTGCGCAGCCGCGCACCCGAACTCGCGAAGACCATGTGGGCGAGCGCGCGGGATCCGATCTGGATCGAGCGCGCTCGGGACATGGGTGCGGCGTGGGCATGGCGGTTCGCCCACACGTGGGCACAGGACCGTAGTGATCCGTTCGCCGAGGACCGGTTGCAGTCCTCGCTCGACGCGATCGAGGTCGACATCGCGTCCCTGACCACCCGTCTCGCGTCCGCGCGTGCCATCCGGGAGTTGCTGGCGCGCACCACCGCCGGCGAGCTGCAGGCCGTTCAGTCCTATCGCGACCACATGATCAACCTGGGCAAGGGATCGGGCAAGCACGCCAATCGCTTCCGGCGCGCGGCGCGCGAGGCCATGGTGGAGGCGCAGAACGCCGTCCCCGCCTGGATCATGTCGATCAGTCAGGTAGCCGAGACGCTGCCGCCGCGCCGCAACTCCTTCGATGTGGTCATCGTCGACGAGGCGTCGCAGGCCGACATCACGAGTGCCTTCCTCCTCTGGCTGGCGCCGCGGGTGATCGTGGTCGGCGACGACAAGCAGTGCGCGCCCGCCGGTCTGGGCGGCACCACACTCGATTCGGCGTTCGCCGAGCTCGATGCCGCGCTGCCCGATCTGCCGACCTACCTCCGCGACGGGCTGACGCCCCGGTCGAGTCTGTTCTCGTTGCTGCGCAGCCGATTCGGCAACGTCGTCGGTCTGCGCGAGCATTTCCGGTCCATGCCGGAGATCATCGAGTTCTCGTCGCGCCAGTTCTACGGCTCCGCGCCGCTGATCCCGGTGCGCCAGTACGGTTCCGACCGGCTCGAACCGCTGCGGGCGGTCGCGGTCGAGGGGACCGCGACGGGAACCGGCAACGGTGTAACCAACGACGCCGAGGTGGCCGCGATCGTCGAGGCCTTACGAGGTTGTCTGGCCGATCCGGCCTACGACGGACTGGACTTCGGCGTGATCGCGTTGCAGGGCGTCAAGCAGGTCGAGGCGATCGAGAAGGCGCTACGCGCCGAGATCGACTCCGACACCTGGCGTTCGCGGCGTATCCGGGTCGGGTCCCCGCCGGACTTCCAGGGCGACGAGCGACGCGTGGTCTTCCTGTCGATGGTCGTCTCGGACGCCGGCGCGATCTCGGCGCTGAGCCGGGCGGAGTCCCAACGCCGAGTCAACGTCGCGGCGACCCGTGCCATGGACCAGCTGTGGCTGTTCCACTCGATCGGTCTCGACGAGCTGCGGCACAACGATCTTCGTTACTCGTTGCTGTCCTATGTCACGGCCAACGAGGGACCCTCGATCGGGGCGATGCCCAGTGACGTCCCCGACGATCGCCGCGTGCCCCCGTTCGACAACCTCCTCGAGCAGCGGGTGTTCAACCGTCTGACGGCACTCGGCTATCACGTGAGCCCGAAGGTCACGGTCAACAACCGGGTCGTCGATCTGGTCGTGTTGGGGGCCGACGCGCGCATGGCCGTCGAATGCGACGCCGACGAGTTCGCCGGGACCGGGCAGCAGGCACGGTCGGATCTGGAGCGTGAGCGTGAATTGCGCCGCTGCGGTTGGCAATTCGTGCGGGTGCGGGAGTCGGAGTTCGAACTCGATCCCGATCGCGTCCTGGATCACGTCGCGACCGTCCTCGACGAGCGCGGATGCAAGCCGGGTTCGCTCGTGGCGGTGCAGAGTCAGGACAGCGCGGTGCGGGACGCCGTCAGGTGGCAACCGATCGACCTCACCGCGGGGGAGTGA
- a CDS encoding SIR2 family NAD-dependent protein deacylase: MTFAGPPGADSGTPIPAAVTDLVRRAEWITVFSGAGMSAESGIATFRDVQTGLWEKFDPAELATPEAWARDPALVWGWYRWRAREVLAAQPNAGHLALAELAASRTVMVVTQNVDDLHERAGSDVVSHLHGSLFAPRCSVCGTPYDGPGARPDPADDQPGAASDDPRVVPPTCPRCGGAVRPGIVWFGEALPESDWQRADQAFRASEVVLVVGTSGIVYPAAALPERAVRAGIPVIEFNPAPSALSDVVTHSLRMPAAVGLPALLRSLG; this comes from the coding sequence ATGACCTTCGCCGGGCCGCCCGGCGCGGACTCCGGTACACCGATCCCGGCCGCGGTCACCGACCTCGTGCGCCGCGCGGAGTGGATCACGGTGTTCAGCGGCGCGGGCATGTCGGCCGAGAGCGGCATCGCGACCTTCCGGGACGTCCAGACCGGGTTGTGGGAGAAGTTCGACCCGGCCGAACTCGCCACCCCCGAGGCGTGGGCACGTGACCCGGCACTGGTCTGGGGATGGTACCGCTGGCGCGCCCGCGAAGTGCTTGCCGCGCAACCCAATGCCGGCCACCTCGCACTCGCCGAACTCGCCGCCTCACGCACCGTCATGGTCGTGACGCAGAATGTCGACGACCTCCACGAACGGGCCGGTAGCGACGTCGTCAGCCATCTGCACGGCAGTTTGTTCGCCCCCAGGTGTTCGGTCTGCGGGACCCCTTACGACGGACCCGGTGCGCGCCCCGATCCTGCCGACGACCAGCCCGGCGCGGCGTCGGACGACCCCCGTGTGGTCCCGCCCACCTGCCCGCGCTGCGGTGGGGCCGTGCGGCCCGGCATCGTCTGGTTCGGCGAAGCACTGCCCGAATCGGACTGGCAGCGTGCGGATCAGGCGTTTCGCGCGTCGGAGGTGGTGCTCGTGGTGGGTACCAGCGGGATCGTCTACCCAGCGGCCGCATTGCCCGAACGAGCGGTTCGCGCGGGCATCCCGGTCATCGAGTTCAACCCCGCGCCGTCCGCTCTCTCCGACGTCGTGACCCACAGCCTGCGGATGCCGGCCGCGGTCGGCCTGCCCGCGCTGCTCAGATCACTCGGCTGA
- a CDS encoding HIT family protein — MSSCIFCAIVAGTSPGRIVYSDDDVVGFLDIRPITRGHTLLVPRVHSAGLDDLDPTIGAALFRAGQRLATAMKTGPMSADGVNLAVNDGRAAFQTVFHTHLHVVPRHDGDKLSFAKGFLVRRDSDPDETAALVRACIESAG; from the coding sequence ATGAGCAGTTGCATCTTCTGCGCCATCGTCGCGGGCACATCCCCGGGGCGCATCGTCTACTCCGACGACGACGTGGTCGGATTTCTCGACATCCGGCCCATCACCCGCGGACACACCCTCCTCGTACCCCGCGTCCACTCCGCCGGCCTCGACGACCTGGACCCGACGATCGGTGCCGCGCTCTTCCGCGCCGGCCAGCGACTGGCGACCGCGATGAAGACCGGGCCGATGTCGGCCGACGGTGTGAACCTGGCGGTGAACGACGGCCGAGCAGCCTTCCAGACCGTATTCCACACCCATCTGCACGTCGTGCCCCGGCACGACGGCGACAAGCTCAGCTTCGCCAAGGGCTTCCTCGTCCGCCGCGACTCCGACCCCGACGAGACCGCCGCCCTGGTCCGCGCCTGCATCGAGTCCGCCGGATGA